TGCTTGTCGATAGATTCTATCTTGCACGTCGCCTGCGGCAAACACACCTTCGACGTTGGTGCGAGTAGAGCCGGGAACTGTTTTGATATAACCAACTTCGTCTAATTCTAAAAATTCTTTGAAAATTTCTGTATTAGGAGTGTGACCGATTGCATAGAAGAGTCCTCCTACAGGAAGAGTTTTAGTAGATCCATTTACTGTATCTTTGAGGGTAATTGCATTTATCCCACCAGCGCCGCCTATTGCCTCTTCAACTGTGCTATTCCACACCATTTGGATCTTTGGGTGATTGATAGCCCGGTCTTGCATAACCTGTGATGCTCGAAGTTTGTCGCGTCTGTGAATCAAATAAACTTTGGATGCAAATTTTGTTAAATGAGTTGCTTCTTCTACTGCGGAATCACCACCACCAATTACGGCGAGTTCTTTGTTGCGGAAAATTGGAAGTGCCCCATCGCATACAGCACAAGCGGAAATTCCTCTTTGCCAGTAATCGTGTTCGCCTTTTATATTCATACGTTTGGCGGTAGCCCCTGTTGCAATTATGATTGCTTCTGCTTCACATTCTTCTTCGTCTGTATAGATTTTAAATGGACGAACGTTTAAATTTACTTTGGTAACTGTTTGTGTAATTATTTTGGTTCCGTATTTCTCTGACTGTTCGCGGAATAACTGTGTTAGCTTCGTTCCATCAATTCCCTCAGGAAATCCCGGAAAGTTTTCTACCTCTGTAGTAGTGGTCAATTGTCCGCCTGCCGCAACTCCACCAGCCATGAATCCTTCATACATCACTGGATTTAAGTTTGCTCTTGCCGCGTAAATTGCTGCTGTATGACCCGCAGGTCCTGAACCGATGATAACTATTTTGTGTGCCATAAAAAAACTCCTAAAATTGAAAATAATAAAACTGGGGACTTGCCGTCACCGTATAAATGCAACCAGCGACTAAAAATATAGAAGCTAGGACGGGAATCCGGATACTTTGGTAAATGGAAGATTCCTTTATTTGAGTCAATTTTCCTGTTTCCTCTAAGACTTCAATCGCAATTAAAATTCCAATTGGAATAAATAAAATATAGTTGATAGTAAAAATTCCATCTGTTCTAAGAGTAATAATTCGTTTTAACAT
This sequence is a window from Leptospiraceae bacterium. Protein-coding genes within it:
- the trxB gene encoding thioredoxin-disulfide reductase, with the protein product MAHKIVIIGSGPAGHTAAIYAARANLNPVMYEGFMAGGVAAGGQLTTTTEVENFPGFPEGIDGTKLTQLFREQSEKYGTKIITQTVTKVNLNVRPFKIYTDEEECEAEAIIIATGATAKRMNIKGEHDYWQRGISACAVCDGALPIFRNKELAVIGGGDSAVEEATHLTKFASKVYLIHRRDKLRASQVMQDRAINHPKIQMVWNSTVEEAIGGAGGINAITLKDTVNGSTKTLPVGGLFYAIGHTPNTEIFKEFLELDEVGYIKTVPGSTRTNVEGVFAAGDVQDRIYRQAISAAGSGCMAALDAERWLMH